The following proteins are co-located in the Streptomyces asiaticus genome:
- a CDS encoding FecCD family ABC transporter permease has translation MSGKDTDDGATGAPARTRRSVPAGPLALLLAVALLAALTAAVAWGSTSIPPGEVWSVVWRRLTGHDPRPGTNDLIVWQLRLPRALLAALVGAGLGLVGTAMQALVRNPLADPYFLGVSNGASLGAVAAIVLGLGTGGALGLGLSAAAFAGAVATFALVWAVARRGGGFAPLRLVLAGVAIGQFLSGFTSYLVLQAGDEQQTHSVLFWLMGSLGGASWPLLAAPAVAVPAVLLLLQARARGLNALLMGDETAAGLGIDVVRLRRELFAVTSLLTGVLVAVSGAIAFVALMVPHVCRLVVGGDHRRLLPVSALFGALLLVVVDLVCRTAMEAQELPVGVVTSLIGAPALLYLLDRRLGSGS, from the coding sequence GTGAGCGGAAAGGACACCGACGACGGCGCCACCGGCGCCCCCGCGCGCACGCGGCGTTCCGTGCCCGCCGGGCCGCTGGCGCTGCTCCTCGCGGTCGCGCTGCTCGCGGCCCTCACAGCGGCGGTCGCCTGGGGCTCCACGTCGATCCCGCCGGGCGAGGTGTGGAGCGTGGTCTGGCGCAGGCTGACCGGCCATGACCCCAGGCCCGGCACGAATGACCTGATCGTCTGGCAACTGCGCCTTCCTCGCGCCCTGTTGGCCGCGCTGGTGGGTGCCGGGCTCGGACTGGTCGGTACGGCGATGCAGGCTCTCGTCCGCAACCCGCTGGCCGACCCGTACTTCCTGGGCGTCTCCAACGGCGCCTCACTCGGCGCCGTCGCCGCCATCGTCCTGGGCCTCGGCACCGGGGGCGCTCTGGGTCTCGGCCTGTCCGCCGCCGCGTTCGCGGGAGCCGTGGCCACCTTCGCCCTCGTCTGGGCGGTGGCCCGGCGCGGCGGGGGATTCGCGCCGCTCAGACTGGTGCTCGCCGGGGTGGCCATCGGGCAGTTCCTGTCCGGCTTCACCAGCTACCTCGTCCTCCAGGCCGGGGACGAGCAGCAGACGCACAGTGTGCTGTTCTGGCTCATGGGCAGCCTGGGCGGCGCGAGCTGGCCCCTGCTGGCCGCCCCGGCGGTGGCCGTTCCGGCGGTCCTGCTGCTGCTCCAGGCCCGGGCCCGGGGGCTCAACGCGCTGCTGATGGGTGATGAGACGGCCGCCGGGCTCGGCATCGACGTCGTACGGCTGCGCCGTGAGCTGTTCGCGGTCACCAGCCTGCTCACCGGCGTCCTCGTCGCGGTCTCCGGGGCCATCGCCTTCGTCGCGCTCATGGTCCCCCACGTCTGCCGTCTGGTCGTCGGCGGTGACCACCGTCGCCTGCTGCCCGTGTCGGCGCTCTTCGGCGCGCTGCTGCTGGTGGTGGTCGACCTGGTGTGCCGCACGGCCATGGAGGCGCAGGAACTGCCGGTCGGGGTCGTCACCTCGCTGATCGGCGCTCCGGCGCTGCTGTATCTGCTGGACCGGCGGTTGGGGAGCGGGAGTTGA
- the asnB gene encoding asparagine synthase (glutamine-hydrolyzing), translated as MCGITGWVSFHQDARTQAPVIEAMTATLTPRGPDAGGVWLGEHAAIGHRRLAVIDIEGGVQPMTDRPEAPTSVLTYSGEIYNHHELRARLRNLGHEFRTHSDTEVVLRAYAEWGEAVADHLDGMFAFAVWDERRRRLLLVRDRLGVKPLFWAAVDGGLAFASEPKALFAHPEIRPRVDADGLREAYSLLFNTGPTVWSGVREVEPGGLLLLDRHGIRERRYWRLEAGAHPDDRDATVARVHDLVSTAARAQLEADVPLCSLMSGGLDSTVLTALLADELRLREGPDARIRSYAVDYSDQAESFTGDVLRTGHDTPYATEAGAFIGTDHSTVVLDPRALLDPEHRKAVVVARDSPIGVGDMDTSLYLLLGEIREHSTVAVSGEAADEVFGGYPWFHDPKALAAPTFPWLLVTGDEAAMPLNPELDLRIGEFRDDTYRGALAAVPHTEDESETEHRQREMQYLSLTRWLRQLLHRKDRLSMAQGLEVRVPYCDHRLVEYAFTSPWALKSFDGREKSLLRAAGTGLAPESVLHRPKNHYPATHHPDYNRGLQDMARDALADDRVRSLADETRIKPCLDTAPDQLRWGHRLRLERVVDLALWLDHHQPDLAL; from the coding sequence ATGTGCGGAATCACCGGCTGGGTGTCCTTCCACCAGGACGCCCGCACCCAGGCCCCGGTCATCGAAGCCATGACCGCCACGCTCACCCCGCGCGGGCCCGACGCGGGCGGAGTCTGGCTCGGCGAGCACGCCGCGATCGGCCACCGCCGCCTGGCCGTCATCGACATCGAAGGCGGCGTACAGCCGATGACCGACCGGCCGGAAGCCCCGACGAGCGTCCTCACCTACAGCGGTGAGATCTACAACCACCATGAGCTCCGCGCCCGACTGAGGAACCTGGGCCACGAGTTCCGCACCCACAGTGACACCGAGGTGGTGTTGCGCGCCTACGCCGAGTGGGGCGAGGCGGTGGCCGACCACCTGGACGGCATGTTCGCGTTCGCGGTGTGGGACGAGCGGAGGCGGCGGCTGCTCCTGGTCCGCGACCGGCTGGGCGTCAAGCCCCTGTTCTGGGCGGCCGTCGACGGCGGACTGGCCTTCGCCTCCGAACCCAAGGCGCTCTTCGCCCACCCCGAGATACGGCCGCGGGTGGACGCGGACGGGCTGCGCGAGGCGTACAGCCTGCTGTTCAACACCGGTCCGACGGTGTGGTCGGGCGTGCGGGAGGTCGAGCCCGGCGGCCTGCTCCTCCTGGACCGGCACGGCATCCGCGAACGCCGCTACTGGCGGCTGGAGGCCGGCGCCCACCCGGACGACCGGGACGCGACCGTCGCCCGCGTGCACGACCTGGTGAGCACCGCCGCCCGCGCCCAGCTGGAGGCCGACGTCCCCCTCTGCTCCCTGATGTCCGGCGGCCTCGACTCCACCGTCCTGACCGCCCTGCTCGCCGACGAACTGCGCCTGCGCGAGGGCCCCGACGCCCGCATCCGCTCCTACGCCGTCGACTACAGCGACCAGGCCGAGAGCTTCACCGGCGACGTCCTGCGCACCGGCCACGACACCCCGTACGCCACGGAAGCGGGCGCGTTCATCGGCACCGATCACAGCACGGTCGTACTGGACCCGCGTGCCCTGCTCGACCCCGAGCACCGCAAGGCCGTGGTCGTGGCCCGCGACTCGCCGATCGGCGTCGGCGACATGGACACCTCCCTCTACCTCCTCCTCGGGGAGATCCGGGAACACTCCACCGTCGCCGTGTCCGGTGAGGCCGCCGACGAGGTCTTCGGCGGCTACCCCTGGTTCCACGACCCCAAGGCGCTCGCCGCGCCCACCTTCCCCTGGCTGCTGGTGACCGGCGACGAGGCCGCCATGCCGCTCAACCCCGAACTCGACCTGCGCATCGGCGAGTTCCGCGACGACACCTACCGCGGCGCCCTGGCCGCCGTACCGCACACCGAAGACGAGTCGGAGACCGAGCACCGGCAACGCGAGATGCAGTACCTGTCGCTCACCCGCTGGCTGCGCCAGCTCCTGCACCGCAAGGACCGGCTGAGCATGGCACAGGGCCTGGAAGTGCGCGTCCCCTACTGCGACCACCGGCTCGTCGAGTACGCCTTCACCTCCCCATGGGCGCTGAAGAGCTTCGACGGCCGGGAGAAGAGCCTGCTGCGCGCGGCCGGCACCGGCCTGGCCCCCGAGTCGGTGCTGCACCGGCCCAAGAACCACTACCCGGCCACCCACCACCCCGACTACAACCGCGGCCTCCAGGACATGGCCCGCGACGCGCTCGCCGACGACCGGGTCCGCTCCCTCGCCGACGAGACCCGCATCAAGCCCTGCCTCGACACCGCGCCCGATCAACTCCGATGGGGCCACCGGCTCCGCCTCGAACGCGTCGTCGACCTCGCCCTCTGGCTCGACCACCACCAGCCCGACCTCGCCCTCTGA
- a CDS encoding MFS transporter, producing the protein MTDDASGAERRGDVPERPGDVPKRRGDVPEVHDRWLLVSVAGVLSFVAMLDMNIVNVALADISEGLGVSAATAQWAVLGYQLPVVALLLPVSHWLDDMSVRPALLAATAGFGLCGALAAASPWAFWLIAARIGQGACGAVLFVLMPVLAVRSVRPELRGRAMSVPATLGPLGAVVGPAVGGLLLDHLCWRWIFLVKIPLCLVALAVVWRAMPRGGRLRGPDRRSLVDTALVATGVTILLLSLTLGSDAPAWLALVLVAVPPLWWWLRGPGGRPVTGLLRAAGLLRVHGAVLALAVGFAAMHYVVALRLQRDEDVSATTTGLTVLAFPLGMGLAGPLGGRLADRYGARPVAVTGAALTATGLLLLVLPGDGWSPPEVAWRLVLAGIGMGLTGGPTQALVMGAAPPGRAATVGSTVQLARSLGFTLGPALATAAWRLTGPDGGARTGLALAATAACLAVPLLALPARGPANLPGSATDAAPAAPR; encoded by the coding sequence ATGACGGACGACGCTTCCGGTGCGGAGCGGCGCGGGGACGTGCCGGAACGGCCCGGGGACGTGCCGAAGCGGCGCGGGGACGTACCCGAAGTCCACGACCGCTGGCTCCTGGTGTCCGTGGCGGGCGTCCTGTCGTTCGTGGCGATGCTCGACATGAACATCGTGAACGTGGCGCTCGCGGACATCTCCGAGGGCCTGGGGGTGTCGGCCGCGACGGCGCAGTGGGCGGTCCTGGGCTATCAACTCCCCGTCGTCGCCCTGCTGTTGCCCGTCAGCCACTGGCTCGACGACATGAGTGTCCGCCCCGCGCTGCTGGCCGCGACCGCCGGCTTCGGACTGTGCGGCGCGCTCGCCGCCGCGTCCCCCTGGGCGTTCTGGCTGATCGCCGCCCGGATCGGACAGGGCGCGTGCGGCGCCGTGCTGTTCGTGCTGATGCCGGTGCTTGCGGTCCGCTCCGTGCGGCCGGAGCTGCGCGGGCGCGCGATGAGCGTGCCGGCGACCCTCGGCCCCCTGGGCGCCGTCGTCGGACCGGCGGTCGGAGGGCTGCTCCTGGACCATCTGTGCTGGCGCTGGATCTTCCTGGTCAAGATCCCGCTCTGCCTGGTGGCGCTGGCGGTGGTGTGGCGGGCGATGCCCCGGGGCGGGCGCCTGCGCGGCCCTGACCGGCGCTCCCTTGTCGATACGGCCCTGGTGGCCACTGGAGTAACGATCCTGCTGCTGTCCCTGACCCTGGGCTCCGACGCGCCCGCCTGGCTCGCCCTCGTCCTCGTCGCCGTACCGCCGCTGTGGTGGTGGCTGCGGGGCCCGGGCGGCCGTCCGGTGACCGGGCTGCTGCGGGCCGCGGGGCTGCTGCGGGTGCACGGCGCGGTGCTGGCGCTGGCGGTGGGCTTCGCCGCCATGCACTACGTGGTCGCCCTGCGCCTCCAGCGCGACGAGGACGTCAGCGCGACCACCACGGGCCTGACCGTGCTCGCCTTCCCCCTCGGCATGGGGCTGGCGGGCCCCCTCGGCGGACGGCTCGCCGACCGCTACGGTGCCAGGCCCGTCGCGGTCACCGGTGCCGCCCTCACCGCCACCGGACTGCTGCTGCTCGTCCTGCCGGGCGACGGCTGGTCCCCGCCCGAGGTGGCCTGGCGGCTGGTCCTGGCCGGAATCGGCATGGGGCTGACCGGAGGACCCACCCAGGCCCTGGTCATGGGCGCCGCTCCACCGGGTCGCGCCGCCACGGTCGGCTCCACGGTTCAGCTCGCCCGCAGCCTCGGCTTCACCCTCGGCCCGGCTCTGGCCACGGCGGCCTGGAGGCTGACGGGCCCGGACGGCGGCGCACGGACCGGCCTGGCGCTGGCCGCCACCGCCGCCTGCCTCGCCGTGCCACTGCTCGCCCTGCCCGCCCGGGGCCCGGCGAACCTCCCCGGGAGCGCCACCGACGCGGCACCCGCCGCACCCCGCTGA
- a CDS encoding heavy metal translocating P-type ATPase gives MAAESTSRTVVTDLSVGGMTCAACVRRVEKKLARLDGVTATVNLATGRARVNHPPGVGPDQLVAAVEQAGYSAVLPEPPRKRRREDGDGGDEAEDARQERDRLVVTALLAVPVLVLSMVPGTQFRNWQWLCFVLAAPVVVWGAWPFHLRAARGLRHSAATMDTLVSLGVAASFAWSSYALFLGGAGAPGMRMPFSLVPTASDGVAHIYLEAAVGVPLFVLAGRYLEARARRGTGAALRSLARLAAKEVSVRDGDGERLIPIGQLRVGQVFVVRPGERLATDGTVVEGGSALDLSLVTGESEPVEVGPGAPVIGGAVNAGGLILVRATAVGADTQLSRITRLVTEAQAGKARAQRLADKVAGVFVPVVLALAVTVLGFWLGAGAEPQAAITASVAVLVVACPCALGLATPTALMAATGRGAQLGVLVSGARALEGLRHLDAVVLDKTGTLTSGHMSVARVTAVPGGLGEERVVRLAGAVEQGSEHPLGRAITAYARRTVPGEPLPAVADFLALPGRGVRGRVAGRLVEVLAPDDVVPPTLAQALPAGGTAARTPVVVRVDGEPEALIELGDVLRPGSYRAVDRLRRLGVRPVLATGDREAPAHAVAADLRIEEVHARCTPEDKAALVRELREQGCRVAVVGDGVNDAAALAGADLGIAMGTGTDVAIGAADVTLVRGDIETLADAVGLARSALGTIRANLLWAFGYNVVTVPLAMVGLLNPMLAAAAMSVSSLLVVGNSLRLRVWQPSPTGRRRQPSPTGGPTGGRPSRPAARTPL, from the coding sequence ATGGCCGCCGAATCGACTTCCCGGACGGTCGTGACCGACCTCTCCGTCGGCGGAATGACCTGTGCGGCCTGTGTGCGGCGCGTCGAGAAGAAGCTGGCCAGGCTGGACGGGGTCACGGCGACGGTGAACCTCGCCACCGGCCGGGCCCGGGTGAACCACCCGCCCGGCGTCGGCCCGGACCAGCTGGTCGCGGCCGTCGAGCAGGCCGGCTATTCCGCCGTGCTCCCCGAGCCGCCCAGGAAGCGACGGCGCGAGGACGGGGATGGAGGGGACGAAGCGGAGGACGCCCGGCAGGAGCGCGACCGGCTGGTGGTCACGGCCCTGCTCGCGGTGCCGGTGCTGGTCCTGTCGATGGTTCCCGGTACGCAGTTCCGCAACTGGCAGTGGCTGTGCTTCGTACTCGCCGCGCCCGTCGTCGTCTGGGGAGCCTGGCCCTTCCACCTGCGGGCGGCGCGCGGACTGCGACACTCGGCGGCGACCATGGACACCCTGGTGTCGCTGGGAGTCGCGGCTTCCTTCGCCTGGTCCTCCTACGCGCTGTTCCTCGGCGGCGCCGGCGCCCCCGGCATGCGGATGCCGTTCAGCCTGGTGCCCACCGCCTCGGACGGCGTCGCCCACATCTATCTGGAGGCCGCCGTCGGCGTACCGCTGTTCGTCCTGGCGGGCCGCTACCTGGAGGCACGGGCCCGGCGGGGAACCGGCGCGGCACTGCGCTCACTGGCCCGGCTGGCCGCCAAGGAGGTCTCGGTACGCGACGGCGACGGCGAGCGCCTGATCCCGATCGGACAACTGCGGGTCGGTCAGGTCTTCGTCGTCCGGCCCGGGGAGCGCCTCGCCACCGACGGCACGGTCGTGGAGGGCGGCTCGGCCCTCGATCTCTCCCTGGTGACCGGGGAGAGCGAGCCGGTGGAGGTCGGCCCCGGCGCGCCGGTGATCGGCGGTGCCGTCAACGCCGGAGGGCTGATTCTCGTACGGGCCACCGCGGTGGGAGCCGACACGCAACTGTCCCGTATCACCCGGCTGGTGACCGAGGCCCAGGCGGGCAAGGCACGGGCGCAGCGGCTCGCCGACAAGGTCGCGGGGGTCTTCGTCCCCGTCGTGCTCGCCCTGGCCGTCACGGTGCTCGGATTCTGGCTCGGGGCCGGCGCCGAGCCGCAGGCGGCGATCACCGCGTCCGTGGCCGTCCTGGTCGTGGCGTGCCCCTGTGCGCTGGGCCTGGCGACCCCCACCGCGCTGATGGCGGCGACCGGCCGGGGCGCCCAACTCGGCGTCCTGGTCAGCGGGGCACGGGCGCTGGAGGGACTGCGGCACCTCGATGCCGTGGTGCTCGACAAGACCGGCACTCTCACCTCCGGGCATATGAGCGTCGCCCGGGTCACGGCCGTGCCGGGCGGACTCGGCGAGGAGCGAGTGGTCCGGCTGGCGGGCGCGGTCGAACAGGGATCGGAACATCCGCTGGGGCGTGCCATCACCGCGTATGCCCGGCGAACCGTTCCCGGGGAGCCGCTTCCGGCCGTGGCCGACTTCCTCGCGCTGCCGGGGAGGGGCGTCCGCGGGCGGGTGGCGGGACGGCTGGTCGAGGTCCTGGCCCCGGACGACGTGGTGCCGCCCACCCTGGCCCAGGCGCTGCCGGCCGGCGGGACCGCCGCCCGCACCCCGGTCGTGGTCCGCGTCGACGGCGAGCCCGAGGCACTGATCGAGCTCGGGGACGTCCTGCGACCGGGAAGTTACCGGGCCGTGGACCGGCTCCGCCGCCTGGGGGTGCGACCGGTGCTCGCCACCGGCGACCGGGAGGCACCCGCCCACGCCGTCGCAGCCGACCTCCGCATCGAGGAGGTGCACGCCCGCTGTACCCCGGAGGACAAGGCCGCTCTCGTCCGCGAGCTGCGGGAGCAGGGCTGCCGGGTCGCCGTCGTCGGCGACGGTGTCAACGACGCGGCCGCCCTGGCCGGCGCCGACCTCGGCATCGCCATGGGCACGGGCACGGACGTGGCGATCGGGGCGGCCGACGTGACCCTGGTACGCGGTGACATCGAGACCCTGGCGGACGCGGTCGGCCTCGCCCGCAGTGCGCTGGGCACGATCCGGGCCAACCTGCTCTGGGCGTTCGGCTACAACGTCGTGACGGTGCCGCTGGCCATGGTCGGACTGCTCAACCCCATGTTGGCCGCGGCCGCGATGTCGGTCAGCTCGCTGCTCGTGGTCGGCAACAGCCTGCGGCTGCGTGTCTGGCAGCCGTCACCGACGGGCAGACGCCGGCAGCCGTCACCGACCGGCGGACCGACCGGCGGACGCCCTTCCCGGCCCGCCGCCCGGACGCCACTGTGA
- a CDS encoding ABC transporter ATP-binding protein: MRIDIEDLNVAYAGRTVVAGAHLIAAAGEITGLVGPNGSGKSTLLRTVYRHLKPVAGRVLLQGTDIRELSPARSARHIAALPQERGEDFELTVREVVAMGRTPYQRAFAGEDAADRDMVARALADVGMADHSARRFTELSGGERQRVLLARAFAQATDVLVLDEPTNHLDIRHQVELLALLRGHRRTTLVSLHDLNAAASVCDRLHVLHEGRVVASGAPRDVLRPALLAEVFGVRAAVVEHPLTGDPLIAFDHREGA, encoded by the coding sequence TTGCGGATCGACATCGAGGACCTGAATGTCGCGTACGCCGGACGCACGGTGGTGGCCGGCGCCCACCTCATCGCGGCCGCGGGCGAGATCACCGGCCTGGTCGGGCCCAACGGCAGCGGCAAGTCCACGCTGCTGCGGACCGTGTACCGGCACCTGAAGCCCGTCGCCGGGCGCGTTCTGCTCCAGGGCACCGACATCCGCGAGCTGAGCCCCGCCCGCTCGGCCCGGCACATCGCCGCCCTTCCGCAGGAGCGCGGTGAGGACTTCGAGCTGACGGTGCGTGAGGTCGTCGCCATGGGGCGCACCCCCTACCAGCGGGCGTTCGCCGGGGAGGACGCCGCCGACCGGGACATGGTCGCCCGTGCCCTCGCCGATGTCGGCATGGCGGACCACTCCGCCCGCCGCTTCACCGAGCTGTCCGGCGGCGAACGTCAACGCGTGCTGCTGGCCCGCGCGTTCGCCCAGGCGACGGACGTCCTGGTCCTGGACGAACCGACGAACCACCTCGACATCCGCCACCAGGTCGAACTGCTCGCCCTGCTGCGCGGCCACCGTCGTACGACCCTGGTCTCGCTGCACGACCTCAATGCCGCCGCTTCGGTGTGCGACCGGCTCCACGTCCTGCACGAGGGCCGCGTGGTCGCCTCCGGCGCACCCCGCGACGTGCTGCGACCGGCCCTGCTGGCCGAGGTGTTCGGCGTGCGCGCGGCCGTGGTCGAGCACCCGCTGACCGGGGACCCGCTGATCGCCTTCGACCACCGGGAGGGCGCATGA
- a CDS encoding cytochrome P450 family protein, producing MTLQEPLPAMDAHGPHDEPLPDPVPLMGCPYKANPYPLYERMRASGPVHRVLFPSGVHAWLVTGYQAAHAALNDDRLGKNHDRGNDHWRARASIMPEPLHSQLQVHLLHQDPPHHTRMRRFVTDAFTPRRIERLRPRFQELAGALVDALPDTGPTDLVTGFAAPFPFRVLAEVIGLPSELTARFDRDWGKVVQPVGPTDPGRPLYEARLHGLQGYIADVVAHKREHREDDLLSSLVEARDRRELSQEELDSMIFQLLVAGQEPVTNQITTSLIALFRHPAELARLRDDPDLTPRAVDELLRHDSAFELTTWRFLDQDGDLHGTRIPAGDSVIISLCAANRDPRRFPDPDALALDRSPNPHLAFGHGIHFCPGAALARAELQIALDTLLGRLPGLRLAIDDADIAWIPAVLGRGTNHLPVGYDRRI from the coding sequence ATGACCCTCCAGGAGCCCCTGCCCGCCATGGACGCGCACGGCCCACACGACGAACCCCTGCCCGACCCGGTCCCGCTCATGGGCTGCCCGTACAAGGCCAATCCCTATCCGCTGTACGAGCGGATGCGTGCGAGCGGCCCCGTCCATCGCGTCCTGTTCCCCAGCGGTGTCCACGCCTGGCTCGTCACCGGTTACCAGGCCGCCCACGCCGCGCTGAACGACGACCGCCTGGGCAAGAACCACGACCGCGGCAACGACCACTGGCGCGCCCGTGCCTCGATCATGCCCGAGCCGCTCCACTCCCAGCTCCAGGTGCACCTCCTGCACCAGGACCCGCCCCACCACACCCGCATGCGGCGCTTCGTCACCGACGCCTTCACCCCGCGCCGTATCGAGCGGCTGAGGCCCCGGTTCCAGGAACTGGCCGGCGCCCTCGTCGACGCCCTCCCGGACACCGGTCCCACGGACCTCGTCACCGGCTTCGCCGCCCCCTTTCCGTTCCGGGTCCTCGCCGAAGTCATCGGCCTGCCATCCGAGTTGACCGCCCGCTTCGACCGCGACTGGGGCAAGGTCGTCCAGCCGGTGGGCCCCACCGACCCCGGACGCCCGCTGTACGAGGCCCGTCTGCACGGACTACAGGGCTACATCGCGGACGTCGTCGCCCACAAGCGCGAACACCGGGAGGACGACCTGCTCAGCAGCCTCGTCGAGGCCCGCGACCGCCGAGAGCTGTCGCAGGAGGAGCTGGACTCGATGATCTTCCAGCTCCTGGTGGCCGGCCAGGAGCCGGTCACCAATCAGATCACCACCTCCCTGATCGCCCTCTTCCGCCACCCCGCCGAGCTCGCCCGGCTGCGCGACGACCCGGACCTGACGCCCCGCGCGGTCGACGAACTCCTCCGCCACGACAGCGCCTTCGAGCTGACCACATGGCGCTTCCTCGACCAGGACGGCGACCTGCACGGTACGAGGATCCCGGCCGGCGACTCGGTGATCATCTCGCTGTGCGCCGCCAACCGCGACCCGCGCCGCTTCCCCGACCCCGACGCACTCGCCCTCGACCGCTCGCCCAACCCCCATCTGGCCTTCGGCCACGGCATCCACTTCTGTCCCGGAGCCGCCCTCGCCCGCGCCGAGCTCCAGATCGCCCTGGACACCCTCCTGGGCCGCCTGCCCGGACTGCGCCTGGCCATCGACGACGCGGACATCGCGTGGATCCCGGCGGTCCTCGGACGGGGCACCAACCACCTGCCCGTCGGCTACGACCGGCGCATATGA
- a CDS encoding copper chaperone PCu(A)C, with protein MTNPSWTPSHRRLTDSLRAAVAPACACVLALGGLAVWTAAGNAGSPPRIDVTGARLFLPAPGVPRTAAFFRITNTGGVRDRLVEVTSSAVTGEVSLSRHRMTGRGSAYPQAAESLPVPAGGSLDMSPFTSDVTVPATARWRAGDLVPFTLRFEHSGRVETNAVVVRPGEG; from the coding sequence ATGACGAACCCCTCCTGGACGCCCAGCCACCGTCGCCTCACGGACTCCCTGCGGGCCGCGGTCGCTCCGGCCTGCGCCTGTGTCCTGGCGCTGGGTGGCCTCGCCGTGTGGACCGCCGCGGGCAACGCGGGCAGTCCTCCGCGTATCGACGTCACCGGCGCACGGCTCTTCCTCCCCGCCCCGGGAGTGCCGCGGACCGCCGCGTTCTTCCGGATCACCAACACCGGCGGTGTGCGGGACCGGTTGGTCGAGGTGACGTCCTCCGCGGTCACCGGGGAGGTCTCGCTCAGCCGCCACCGGATGACCGGGCGGGGATCGGCCTACCCGCAGGCCGCGGAGTCCCTGCCGGTTCCGGCGGGCGGCTCGCTCGACATGTCACCGTTCACCAGCGATGTGACCGTCCCGGCCACGGCCCGCTGGCGGGCCGGAGACCTGGTGCCCTTCACCCTCCGTTTCGAACACAGCGGACGTGTCGAGACCAACGCCGTCGTCGTGCGGCCCGGCGAGGGCTGA
- a CDS encoding L-tyrosine/L-tryptophan isonitrile synthase family protein produces the protein MTHRSTSGISAAILNLLLPHHRTTGPSPGGAVAFPHQLRQIAGFVRAGEPVVFTLPGFPCKSPNPAKVLGHLPDQGERLSLDFLNTLCEEIERIHPPGARVIICSDGHVFGDLIRVPDDHIDAYADALGHLIQEAGLHRLSVFDLRDVLGDLPHGAKRARVHQGYAPTLEALRAEVRSEGHTLALYRGITRFLVDDTADFTGTRSALQRECRQRAYGVIQRSRAWGDLIAEHHPRAVRLSIHPQPIGAPKFGIRLLDAPDVWTTPWHSAALRRADGTWTLLPRTRARQLGRLVHRHGRPSHYEQG, from the coding sequence ATGACCCACCGCTCCACGAGCGGCATCAGCGCCGCCATCCTCAACCTGCTCCTGCCGCACCACCGCACGACCGGGCCTTCGCCCGGGGGAGCGGTGGCCTTCCCGCACCAACTGCGCCAGATCGCCGGCTTCGTACGCGCCGGAGAACCCGTGGTCTTCACCCTGCCCGGCTTCCCCTGCAAGTCCCCCAACCCCGCCAAGGTGCTCGGCCACCTCCCCGACCAGGGCGAACGCCTCTCCCTCGACTTCCTGAACACCCTGTGCGAGGAGATCGAGCGGATCCACCCGCCGGGCGCCCGCGTGATCATCTGCTCCGACGGCCATGTCTTCGGCGACCTGATCCGCGTCCCGGACGACCACATCGACGCCTACGCGGACGCACTCGGACACCTCATACAGGAGGCGGGCCTGCACCGCCTCTCCGTCTTCGACCTGCGCGATGTGCTGGGTGACCTGCCCCACGGCGCCAAGCGCGCCCGGGTGCACCAGGGTTACGCCCCCACCCTGGAGGCGCTGCGGGCGGAGGTCCGCTCCGAGGGCCACACCCTGGCCCTGTACCGGGGCATCACCCGATTCCTCGTCGACGACACCGCCGACTTCACCGGCACCCGCTCCGCCCTCCAGCGCGAGTGCCGCCAACGCGCGTACGGCGTCATTCAGCGCAGTCGCGCCTGGGGAGATCTGATCGCCGAGCACCACCCTCGCGCCGTCCGGTTGTCCATTCACCCCCAGCCCATCGGCGCCCCGAAGTTCGGCATCCGCCTCCTCGACGCTCCCGACGTCTGGACCACCCCCTGGCACTCCGCCGCCCTGCGCCGCGCCGACGGCACCTGGACCCTCCTGCCCCGCACCCGCGCGCGGCAGCTCGGCCGTCTCGTCCACCGGCACGGCAGACCGAGCCATTACGAACAGGGCTGA